In Lytechinus variegatus isolate NC3 chromosome 6, Lvar_3.0, whole genome shotgun sequence, the DNA window CTTTGTTTCCTTTCCCATTCCCCTAATATTATTTCCCCTTTCATCCCCCCTTTGCTTGcccctttcttcttcctctacTCCTTCCCAATTCCACTGAGGTCCCAATTGCCTCTTCTACGTTACCCTTTCTCATTCCCCTTTTCCCCTCCTCCCTTTGCCCTTCCCCCTTCGCTTTGCCATTTTCCttccctcctccccctcccctttcatTTTTCCCATTTCCCCCCTCCCTTTGCCATGTCCCCTTTTCCTTTCCGCTTTTCCTTTCCCCTTAATACCCCTCTGTCCTGGATCCCATAATTCCCTTGACACATGTTATCCTATACAATCTAAGTTGGTTTAACCTTATGCTATTTTGCATCAGAAACTTCATtgtttaatttcactttttcataTGCAGCCTCTAGAAATAAAGCCAGAGCCAGCTCCAAGTCCAAGCCCAAGTCCAGTTCCAGTCCTAACCTCAGTTCCTGTCCTTAGCACAATGCCAGACTTGAGCACAGTACCAGACCTGAGCACAGTACAAGGCCCACGTACAGTTCCAGGCCCAAGCACAGTTCCAGGGCTAACCATAGTTCGAAATATAAGTACAGCTCCAGGCCTAAGTGCAGTTCCAGGCCAAAGCACAGTTCCAGGCCCAAGTACAGTTCCAGTGCTTAGCACAGTTCCAGACCTAAGCTCATTTCCAGGCCCTAGCACAGTTCCAGGCCCAAGTTCAGTTCCAGGCCCAAGTTCAGTTCCAGGCCTAAGAACAGTTCCACGCCTAAGCACAGCTCCCAGCCCAAGTACAGCTCCTAAGAAACTAATTCAAAGGCATTCTAATCGGTAGGTGGACCATTGGGATTTATACAACTCATATAAACTAGATTCTTGCactttgattggttgaaagccaTTGAAAGCCATTGAATTTTTTAAGTTGATCCATTTTGTGCTGCATGCtaattatatttatcatttgcATGGCGACAGtgcatttatttttccattgcatGGTTGAGGTCGTCCTATCCAAGCCCTACCAGTATatgcctgaaaaaaaattgtgtgatcgacggccgagatcttaaggggggggaggctgaatcagcccccccccctcttcttaGGCATctaaatagcccagtctatttagggttaacaaGAACATGGATCATTTTTGCTCACCCTCTAGTACGGCATGTAAATCATGCAGACCTTTATCTCGTCCGCAAGGTCGTCTTGACCCAGCCCTTCCAGCATAGGGTTCAAATGAAAGGAATGTGGCAACGCCTGGGAGGAAATTGCAAAAGCCATGCATTTATTGATGTATTTTTGGTTCTGAAATTCATTAACAAGTAcatgcatcatttgttttatttcttattttttgctAACCGTCTAGTATGGCGTGGAAAACTGAAGCCGATTTGCACCTCGTCCGGGAGGTCGTCTTGACCCAGCCCTTCCAGCACAGGGCCAAAACGAAGGATCGTGGCAACGCCTGGGAGGAAGTCGCGAGAGCCATGCGGATCAGAGGCCACAAGGTTGACAAGAGGGCCGTCAGAGACAGGACCAAATGGATGATGGAGAGACAGAGGGAGAAATCTATGAAGGAGAAGATGGAGGGGTGGATTGAGGTGGAGGAGACAGAGGAGGAGCGGACGATCCGTCAGAGCGTGGAGACGTTCATCCAACTAGAGGATGAGAGAGAGCGTCTGTCGAAGGACatggaggaggaggagcaggTACCGGCTCAGACGATGGATACTTCAGAGTTGTGGGAGATGGTGTCCAGCAACCCACACGAAGAAAGGAGGTAGGGATTATTGTTTATGAAGAAATTTAACCATAAAGGGAatagaaagtagttgcagcaaacaattatttcatgagaaagtctttaaaatcaaggtctATTGCCATGACATTGTTATATATCTATatctggtacatgtacattgaaataaacttatctCTTTGAAGTCATGAAATTTTAGCAGAAAACctataattctgatgatcactatcacaaaaaggcatatgtatgacagtgtatgaatattgcttggaaaaatacccaacatttaTGGGATtctttgcttattttgctcatttatctatttggcacatattttttattcatacatccAAACAATTAGGCGGTccttttattggattctgttcgaactcattttgagatcgttgccacaactggcatttatctttaactctTATAATAGCCCAGGCtatttttaaattgtatatCCAGGGGGGGGTCCATTGGCTCGCCCCTCAGATCTCGGGTTTTTGATTTCACAATCTTAATAGAAATTTGCACTCTTTTCACCCGCGGCATAATctcaaaaattcatttgttgTACCAAAACCAATACAATCTATTTTTATTAACTAATTATGCTGATTAATGCATTAAATGTAAAATCATACTCGGGAACCGAGTACTTGGGCATTGTAAACTTGTAATTTAAAGGGgtagttcaccctgaagaaaactttgttgtaaaaatggcggaaaaaatagtagaaaatattggtgaatgtttgaggaaaatccattaaagagtaagaaagttattggacTTCAAAGtgttggatttgtgacgtcataaacgagcagctgccccatgtgttatgttatataaaatgcatgaatttcaaattttgtacatgtatggttcCTGATCCTTTGTCtgttaaatgtacatgtatttacttcTCTTCTATTGACAttaccatggcgtgttttccttcagcaagaaattttctcgcattgtgctgcactcaacccaggcgaggtaaatgggtactagcaggaagtaattcctcaaaaagctgtgcacaCCAGAATCGTTAGAATAgtttagccggggtaatataggagtgccttgtgcacctagcaaggtggatacttGCGCTATACCAAtccaatgttattattattatctatgttctcaaagaaaaaaaatattatttttcctcTGCAGACCCCATGATGAAGTGACGGAAGTGAGCACGACATCGACGCAAAGGACGACCAAAAAACGTGGAAAGTACAACGTCATGCCAAAGAGATTAAAAAAGAAACCATGGAGGAAAGAAGAACAGTgggaaagggaagaagaaatAACCAGGAGACAGGAAGAACGCAGGAAGGACCGGAGGTTTGAGATCCTGCAGGAACAGCAGATGCACCAGCAGCAGCAGTTTCAGAAGCAGCAGCAACGGTTGCAGCAACAGTTTCAAATGCAACAACAGCAGTATCAAGAGCAGCAGCAAATGATGCAGCAACAGCTTCTTCAGCAGCAACAGATCATGCAGCAACAAGTCAACCAAAATCAGGCGTTGATGATGGCGGTACTTAACCCTTCGAACCAGAGAGGCCGAAGAAAGCCGACCGCACAGTGAAGCTGCAGATACCGTAAAGGACGGTATTTCGGCCTGGAGCCATGTGGCTAGAAGGACATTGTTAAGGGTGTGtacttaaaggaaaccaaaagcCATTGTGAGaatcaatcttattggaaaCAGTAATATGAGAGGAGCACTTTActacaagtttcatcaaatcaGTCATACaagagttacatgtacatgtatgtaagtttgaaatgaaatgtcttGTTATTTCTATGGGGAATATCCTCAAAGTGGCAAACATCCCTCAAAATGACTGTTTTGTGGAAAACTCTCCATTTGCTTTATACACCAATTGTTATATTTACCTCATTGTCTTGCTCCCTCCTTGGCGCAACATGTGTCATGGGGAAGTGTAATTCATATCCAATATATGGCAAGGCCTGTAGGAGATAATCAGAAGTAAGTGTAGATAAATGGGAAAACGTGAAAAATCGATctacaaacaaaaaattattgagGATTGTGTATAAACTCTGCAATATTCAAgcattgttgccaatttgaggatccctaTTATAAGTACAGTGCTCAGACTATTCAAACTtccataactctcttattttttaacctattTTGAGGAAAACTGTGTTATAAACTGCtcctctcattttattctttccaatAAGAAAGAATTTCGATCTAGGTTTTTTGTTTACTGACTCAGGGAAAAGATAGAGTAAGATTACAGTTATAAGCAAACAGAGACATGTGAATTTTACATCGTTGGGTTTTGTTGCATTAAAGAATGACTTCGCCatatatgatgaaaattcataatttattgttcgaaataaacatggaatgaaatactccgaaaattccCTTCGTCCAATTGATCGtgagcccggcagccactgtgcagtgcCAGATCAACGAGGCTTTATCCCTTCAATCATTGAACACCGAGCAGtatagcagcaactcccatcatTTAATGTcatttggtctgacgcggctgAGGTTTGAACACCCAACCTCACGGTTGTGAGGctgacgctctaccaactgagccgaCACACCGGTGCATGGAACCCTTGATTTTGAATGGCAGTTGATCAGCGATACAATGGTAGTtatcattggatggcaaagttactattaAACTTGTATGCAAAAGGGCCCAGGGTACAAATAAGGACTGATGTATTATCTCTTAACCGGAGAcataatggcccgaattcacaaacatggttttgaaaacccacggttgagtccatagTTTATTCAGATATCCTGCATAAATTGCGCTTATTTTACCGCATATTTTAAATAGTGTCCAACGCGGATGCGCCCTATTGTcgcagtgcgccaaattgacccctgttgccatggttatccacgctattttattcatgagtctactgtttcgaataatgagtccactcttcaaacagtgaacgcatgaatgaaatagcgtatttaaccatggtaacaggcgtcattttggcgcactgtgactgATATTAAATAGAGGCTGAACTTCAAGgagatcagggccccgtcttacaaaaatttgtgattgatccaaccaatcacaactatggacagccagcaacgtcaacatctattacgCATGTTGTTCAAAGTATTTtctatgatatatatttatgcattcaatgttttcttcaaaattacCAGCGCTTCTCTgtgtttacaaaaaaatattgcaaattttctgtagaaaaaatgttgacactgatggatttccatagagttacgattgataggatcaattgtaactctttgtaagatggggtccTGATAGTTTACACTGCCAGATAAAGGTATCACACTGTAGCTGTTTTCAAAACCTTTTGATACCTGCCAAGTCATGCTCATGCACATGAATATGATTTtaggaaatatattttactAATAAAACAACTTTCACTTGCATaattatgcatgtacatttatatatatgtggTAAGTCAATGTCATATAAACAACAAATAGAGACAGAACTTTTAatgcattcatgtacatgtagttacacagccccccccccctaaaaaaaggcATCTTGTAGAGTACTGAAGTTCCCTTTTTGCTTGTGAGCATTTTTGAGACTATATTTTgatagagcatgatgaaaaaccccCACAACCCAAATCtggtgggaatcggtccatggcgccccaagatatgacctcacgaatacataattaccctcattgAAGCccatgtattattggcctggttatTAATGTTAAGAACCACTCATTGACTACAATggggctacatgtatgtattcacagagatgccaagttcaaagaccagttgtgcatgagattttctgtgaatctgagtgagatcaccgacattgtgtacaatgtatatggggataggctgtgatagttgcgtgagacagagatttgaggggatgaacaagagtccaaaatgcttgagtctcacgcataatgcgtgagacttggtagctctgtattcatgaggtcatttCTGAGGCCTCCGTGGATAGATTCCCACCCAATTTTGAAAGTGGGgatttttcatcatgctctaccaaattatggtataaaaaaaactgaaatgcaaaaaaaaagtttgttgacgTCATCACTTTGGTGCTCTATACACTGTATGATAATATTAAGATGCATTTGATACAGACATTTTCTTTACATgcatatcgtcgcacgcaccacgaaccgtcctctctgcgcacttcgatgcgtaagttaagcgcactgtatctattccacgaaccgtcctctctgttacgttgcccactgtggcgtgagtaattaacttcaagaaaatataaagatacggtaTGAAACTTTGAAacgaagacactggtaaatattttgctctccttgtaggtgcacttattgctggtttaaaaaagacttttctttaaatgcattttctgccaaagtaactttcgcatcgaaatgcgcagagaggacggttcgtggtgcatGCAACGATATGTTGTCAGGTAATACATTTTACTAATAAACAAGTAATACAagcttattacatgtatatataattgaTGAGTTTATGACCACTAGGGTTAGGGGTGTAAACTTGCAAGGGTCTCattttgaaaacagaaattcaCCACTTCTATTTAGCCTAAAAACTAGGCCGGGCTTTGGTGGCTGTTCTgtggacgggggggggggattgattcaacccccccccctcctgagatctcg includes these proteins:
- the LOC121417341 gene encoding PH domain-containing protein DDB_G0287875-like isoform X1, which encodes MEKSLCNINVGNEVYFLSTSIPPASRNQDFSIGVTLIEGSSLKAWTGTFGDIKENAKRIDLDEQELIDLTRKGLTRQNMGAISFEYQIISLKNNVELSWKKVVSSVKFQIGKVMLEAVSSPPEAIKDILLHSIQTITDLKDSIYRLESEKDRISNERTQALKPLEIKPEPAPSPSPSPVPVLTSVPVLSTMPDLSTVPDLSTVQGPRTVPGPSTVPGLTIVRNISTAPGLSAVPGQSTVPGPSTVPVLSTVPDLSSFPGPSTVPGPSSVPGPSSVPGLRTVPRLSTAPSPSTAPKKLIQRHSNRMAWKTEADLHLVREVVLTQPFQHRAKTKDRGNAWEEVARAMRIRGHKVDKRAVRDRTKWMMERQREKSMKEKMEGWIEVEETEEERTIRQSVETFIQLEDERERLSKDMEEEEQVPAQTMDTSELWEMVSSNPHEERRPHDEVTEVSTTSTQRTTKKRGKYNVMPKRLKKKPWRKEEQWEREEEITRRQEERRKDRRFEILQEQQMHQQQQFQKQQQRLQQQFQMQQQQYQEQQQMMQQQLLQQQQIMQQQVNQNQALMMAVLNPSNQRGRRKPTAQ